TACCGGAGTTTCAATTACTACTCCAAACGCCAACAAATAGGCTATACATAAGGCAGCACCTGTCTATTCTCTAGGAGTTAGAAACTTTTCACGTTTAATTTTTATGCGCACTAACCACCCGCGACGTATACCCTTCAACTAACAATCACATAGAAGGCCGATTAGTTCGCAAAACAGGTGTGCGCAACTCGTCACTAGACAGGAAACGTCGAAGTAGGAGTGCGACCACTCGAAATCAGCGAAACTCCAACATTGCGGACACTTTGAAACAATGTCAAATTTGAGCGAGACAGGAAGCAGTTAGGAGAGAATAAACGCGGGAGAAGGAGGGTCATCCAAGGCACTAAGCCGGCCTAAGCTCGCTAGGTCAGAGGTTCGAAACCGCGccgagtgtgcgtgcgtgcgtgcgtgcgtgtgtgtgtgtgtgtgtgtgtgtgtgcgtgcgtgtgtgggtgtgtgtgtgtgtgtgtgtgtgtgtgtgtgtgtgtgtgtgtgtgtgtgtgtgtgtgtgtgtgtgtgtgtgtgtgtgtgtgtgtgtgtgtgtgtgtgtgtgtgtgtgtgtgtgtgtgtttcagtggACTTTCAGACAGTgtattctacagtgctaagaaagtgcaacgATCCCCATATTTAAGATAGCGCAGCAGCCTAGCATAGAATGACAAAATTCTGTTCGAATGTGGATGCCTGACCATTCTCCATCGTATATTTATTCAAGACGCGTGAAAAAAGGAATTGTTTAAAGAAAACAAGAGGTCTTGGGTGTGGCCTCACTCGCGGTTACCAGCCAGTAATGCACTTCCTCACcggagcaggattggccaccctggtgcagtacttggccgCTACCCCCCATGACTACAGCAATTAACCCTTGGCCCTTGgttcccagcggctgcgaagcaactgtccaaggcggcggtcagacctgTGACGCAGCGAAGGGTGCTAAGAATGTCTgagtccggacaggccgccattgggatctgaacttggctaccttcaacgctagaacgctatctagtgaggctagccTAGCTGTCTTATTCCAGAAAGTAGAGGGTGTTCAATGGGATGCAGTAGGGCTATATAAGCGAAGTTAGaaggacacgtgaggcttatacaggGCCGAAGAACGGACCCTTCATATGCTACCGTGGATTAATGGACAAAAAAGAACTAGAGATGGGGTTTTCTATGCACAAGAGTATCGCTGGCAACATAGCGGAATACTGTAGtatcagtgagagggtggcaagtatcataattaagtttaacaaaaggaacaagatgaaggtggtatagGCTATATACGCGCCTAAATCGAActatgatgatcatttggttgaacgcttctatgcAGACGTAGAGTCAGCCTTTAATAAACCAAAGTCACAGTACACTATTCTGATTGGCGAccttaatgccaaagtaggcaaaaaACAAGCCGGAGACCATAcagtgggggaatatggcatcggctctagaaatacCAGAGGGCAGTtagttcgcagaacgtaataagTTACGGATCTTGCGCACCTTCTTCAAaaaacgggctaaccgtaagtggacgtggcgaagtcctaatggcgaaactagaaatgaaatagacttcattctgtgtgcacacccaggcattctacaggatgtagaagtagttggcaagatcctaTGCAGTGACCTTAGAATgataagagctcgtattcacctacaTTTAAAAATGCAAAGACAAAAGCTAATACGCATGAAGCCAACTAATGAGCTAGCGGTGAGGgtaaaagtacaggaattcagagttcaGCTTCAGAGTAGATTCGAGGCATCAAATGAGGTAACTGACGTTatcgttgacacaatgaacgataatcttactagtatcatctaAGAGTGTGCACTGGAAATCGGAGGTACgttcactagacaggacactggcaaactatctcaggagacgaaaattcttattaagagacgacaaaccacaaaagcctcaaatgcaaccgacaaaatgaagctagtggagctttcgaagttattCGATAGACGTAAGGTAGCCACGACGTCAgacggtataacatggagagaattgagcaggctgtaaaaagcgacagaagcctaaaagctgcgaaggcaaacttgtgcataagCAAAAATCGAATGTATACGCATTAaaaaacaaggaaggcaatgtcataaccagtATGGATAGGATAATCGAGGTGGTGGAGGAATtcagctgtacagaagccaaaacaaccatGCAGGATAATATCGTGAGAAACAATATTATTTCAGAGGAATTTGACATCTTACCAGtgacgacaggggaagtaaggaatgCCCTAGAAGGAACGCAAAGAAGCAAAGCCGTTCGTGCGGATAAGGTAACAATGGACCCGCTGAAAGATGGGGAAGAAATGGTGTTAGAAAAACtcgccaccttatatacgaagtggcTCAtaacgggaagggtaccagaatcttggcagaacgccaacatcatctgaATACCTAAGAAAGGAGACGCCAAAGACTTGAGAAATTGCAGGTAgatcagcttactgtctgttCTGTACAAACTATTTagaaaaataatagctaatataATTAAGGTGActttagagttcaatcaaccaaaggacggAGCAGGGTTTCGTACAGTCCAcgatagaccatattcatactatcaatcaggtgttACAGATATGCGCAGAATACTACCAACCCCTACACattgcctttatagattatgagaaggTGTTTGGCTCAATCGAGAAATCAGctgcagtgatgcaggcactacggatTCAGGGCATCGACGAGCTtcacataaacatactggaagaaatctacagtggatccacagccaccatagttgtCCGTAAAGAAAGCGCcagaattccaataaagaagggcgtaaggcagggagacataatctctccaatgctatttaccgcgtgtttacaggggGTTTTCAACACCCTAGGTTGGGAAAGttatggataagagttaatagaaattatcttagtaacctgtgattcgctgatgatATTGCCTTGGTTacagaactggacacggaaacttagaaaagtaggtctgaaaattaatgtgTACGAAagtaaagtaatgtgcaacagcctcggcaggaaacagcactttgcgataggtggagagacgctggaagttgtaaaagtaTATGTCTACTTAGTACAGGCAGTAACCACGTAGCCGAAACATGAAAGttaaaataactagaagaataagaatggggtggatcacattcggcaagcattcccaaatcatgaatggtaatctgccactatagccctcaagagcaaggtatataaccgctgcatcttgccagtacttacctacggagcggagacctggaggctcacaaagagggttcggcttaggttgaggatgacgcagtgagcaaaataaaggaaaaatgatcggtgtaaccttaagagacaagaagagagcagagttggtcaagggaacaaaccggggttaatgatatcatagttgaaatcaagaagcacaagaaatggacatggaacacgtaggcaggataaccactggtcattgagGGTTAACTGACTGAATTTCCAGAGAAGGCTAACGCGCGAAGggcagacagaaagttaggtggaccgATGGGATTAAAGAGttggcaggtataacgtggccACATAAAGTACATGACTGGGTTGATAGGCAGATTatcggagaggcctttgccctgcagtgggtgtagccaggatgatgatgatgatcatgatcatgatgatgatgaaacgaAAGCGCAAGAACTTGTGCACACTGCGTTGTTTAAGCTTTATTAGTTCTTTTCCCTTCGCTCTTTTCTTGGTGCATCATAGATTACATTTTCAATAGTCATTCTAAGCAATTAAGTAATGTTTCTGTGCGTGCTTTATAAATGAAGATTATATACGCAATAGCGTATGTTCTACGCTCTCCAATTAAAGTTCCCCCTCTTCATTAGTTTATGATGGCCCTTTATTATTTTTGTTCTCACAAATACAACTCGCCATACTCATGCAGTCTTCTATTGAATTTTGGTCGCCTTGCACGGTCACTGCAAACAACTTTACCGCTGCGCGCTGTCAGATACAGAAGTTATTTCATTTCAAGGTAGGTTTGCTACCCGTCGTTTTAGACTGGCTCGATTGGTTTGTGAGACAGCGGGCTGGTTGCCGGTCTGCACCCGCCCTCATTGGCCGGTTTTTATTAGAGCAGAGAACGAAGCGTCATTCTAAACGTGAATGTTTTTATGCGAGCTATTAGTCTAGTGAAATAGCTCAATAAAACCTGTTGTTTAGCTAGTTGGGTGTTCTTATTCTCTAATTATCTTGCAGTTAGACTAGTAGGTTAGCTGCgtgtgctgtttttgtttgtACACCAGGTTTACTTGGCTCGCGGAAAGCAGTGTTACATTAAATGGCACACATGTCAGAGACCCTGACATGGCATCTATTGTTCAACGCCAATTGAATCTACTGGAAGCCCCCCGCCCGCCCCCTTCCGTCGTAGGGCCGGTTTTTTGTTCGAGGAAATGTGGCAGCCTGGTTTCACAAATGAGGCCGCGCTGTTATCCCCAAAGAAAGGGTCACATCCGCAATGCATAGTGGAACTCACCACGAAGGCAAATACCAATATCAGCAGGAGGCTAGCATTGCTGCTCCCAATCGTCTTGAGGAACAGGCTGCCAAACGAAGATCCAAACAAGGCACTGTAGAGACGTATAAACAAACTCGTCAGTGGCGCTTGTAATCTGCTCAAACAATGCGCGCTGTAGAAGCACAACGAAAGGCTGTCACAGACTCACAGAAAGTATGCGAACAATGTGGAATTTCTACGCTTTCGTGAATGACCTGCTACTACTTACGTTGACGGTAAAACCATCGCATACGGCTTCATGTGGCTTTGTGTGGAAGCTTTATATTCTTGATCAAATGGCCTTGGTAGCGCTTCGCATCAATGTTGACGGGTAGTTACAACCTAGAGATGGAGGTAAACAATAATGAAAAGTTTGCACCATGGAAACGCTGCGTTTGTAACACAAATATATGCAGACACGCATTCAGTTTTAATTTGTTTTTCATAGAGAACCCCAggttggttgaaatttccggatccctccactacggcatctctcataatcatataatggtttcgggacgttaaaactcacatattaatcaattaatTTGTTTTTCATGTATTTCGTGAAACCTCCTTGCCTAAATCGTGGCTACGTTATATTTTTCTCAATTATCGCATTAAGAGATTTATTCCTTTCAAGTATTGGAGAATATTAAAAACACATTTCTATAGGTAACATCGTGGAGACTACTATCATCCTCGTCAATTTTCCCCCTTTATTTTTAGTGGCTGCTATACGCATCTATACTTCTTGAGCCAAGGTTTTAATTTCCACATCACATATATTGCTACATATACAAGTTGATACATACGATATATACAATTAATGCATGTTGCACATGTATGAATTGATTGCGCTACCACCTGACATAGCTGAAGATTAGTTGGCTTGTATTTGATTGTAACCTCCCTGTAAGAGCCCTCAGgagagggttgacagtattatgaaataaataaaattaaataaGTACACTACAACCTTGAAGCAAACACATACCTGGTCAATAAATTCCCAAGAAACCATCCCGGAGCCATTTAGAAACAGTAGCAAATGAGGCGAAAAGCAGAAAAGAAACGCTCACGCTCTTTCCCAAGGGCTTGTTTTGAGACCGTAAAGAAAACGGCCACGAATATTGTAACAGCTGCGCTAACCAACAGTTACTCTGTAATGACGGTCAGTGCACCGCACGCTACTTGCACAACGTGTGAAGTGTGTGCGACCACATGACACACATTGATTGTTTCCCAAGAGAATTCATCGACCTTAGCTACCGTTGCTATAGGCGAAAATACGAGAGCAGTCGTCTCCGAATCAATGAAAATCCCAAAATATGAACTTAGACAGCACTGTGCTGCACGCAAGCATCAACTTTCTTTTGGGTGACGATATTTAAACGCAAGCTTCTTGACGGTCTCTCACGACGACATCAAAATCCTACCTTCACCCCTGTAAAATACGTAATCGACTTCGAAGCTGCCCATCAATTCAAAATTTCCGCAAAAACGTAACTTGGAAGCGAAACTGCGGCGTCGCCctttatgaaaacaaaatatgTCAGCCAAAGTGTGTGTGCGTGGCAAAACGATGACGCTCTCGGGTCAAGTTTGTCCCTATATGTAGCTAGTGCCAGCAACACTGGCAATTTTCCGTCAGCTGGCAAGATGGCCGactgcaaggaaaaaatcttgcACTACGGCAAACGACTAGAGAAAAATCAGAGCGATGAAAAGGCGAGTTTCGTCTTATTTTGTACCGATTCTCCTACTTTGTCTTTCACAAGCCTCTAGGCGTTGCGTAGGGTGTGCTTGGTCGGCAGCATCTTGTGATGGAAAACGTTTGATGTGCGACTCTAGGCAGCTTCCGTCGCAGTGCCAACGCTAATAAACAAGAATCGTCAGTTATCGGCACGCTCGCGCTTCACTAAATGTCGTGGAAGGGCAGTGGGATGAGCATAGTGCAAGCAAAGGGCATGACCTCTCGAACACGCCAGAGTGTTACCGGCCGTTAGTGGCATCAAACGAGACCGTACTGTTAAAACATCGCGTCATGCGTCAACGACGCGTAATCTGCGCATTGCGGCTGGCTTATGTTCATTTTTGTTGCACTTATGTTCACAGCTGTCTTTCTCCAACCTGACCTCTTTTGTATAAGAGAGGTCTGTCGCTGCAAATAACTTGTGCGCGGTTCGTTGGATAGGTGGCCGTCTATGGTGCTGGGGATCCTGGGGAAAAATAGGTTTTGTTTTATTGCGCAGGTTTTGGAAACTCTTCGGAAGCTTCAAAAAGTGCCAATGACATTACACCTACTGCAGGTGAGTAAAGTGGGTCATTTTTCTTCTTCTATACTGTGCTGCAGTCGATATCGGAAACGATAGAAGCTGGATCAACAAGCGAGTGTCGAACGGTGGTGTTTAGCACAATCGCTGCGCAAACTCTTTTTCATTCGTTCCTCGTAAGTTTGACGTCGATGTGCTTCCAGCTATCGTGTCGTGACAGTTTCGCTGCGTACCCGTTTGTACTTCCGTGAATGTTGGCCTGAGGTGTCGTATCTTCTTCAGCGGTGCTTGCTCGATAACTTTACCAGTAATCAGGCTCTGACCATTCCTTGCGTACAGGACACTGGCATTGGACGAACTGTGAACCATTTGAAGAAGAACAGCGGTGTCGTCGGAGAGTTGGCCCGGGCTATCATCAGCTCATGGAAACAGGTATTGTGTCCTACACGTTAAATCACTCCTATCGATTGGCTTGCACAAGATCGGAAGGGATTAACACGTTGAGAGTTGCGTGTTTCACGTGCAGGGAAATGCTCGTATGCTTCTGTTATGCTATTACGCTGATTTAATTAAAAGCCAGAACAGCCAGTAAAACTGCAAAAGCCTTTAGTGTGAGAAAGCAGGAGGACGCTTTCTTTCTGGGGAACATTATTGGGGACCCTGGGCTTGGAATCGCGACTAAACATTGTTGCGATCACATGACAGAACTTCTATTGCCTCTACTCATTTGAGAGTAGATCCAACAGTTGCATAAAATTTAATTTTTAAGATAGAATCATGTGTTTAAAAAATGGTTGTGTTTGAGGGCACATTGTTGATGTTTGGGGCTGAATGCAGTACGTAAGCTATATTATGCTTATTTTAATTAAATAAACGCCCACGTCTGCATGGCTGCTTTACGTGCGCGTGGTCACAATCTCTATCCCCCGACAGAAAAGAAGTGCAAATTTAGGGGCTCATTTTTCGTTgtaagacacaatattaatgaactaAAAGTTCTTAATAATATTTCCCTCAACAGATTATATAGTGCTCCCAACAGGCACGTGTTGTCTCATTGAAAGAGCCCGTGAAAAGTGCAGCTGCAGGTATTCTGTAATTACAAAGCTCTGATTTGTTCATGTCTTGTCACAGTTATTTTTTGATGGTCTTCACAACTTGTCAGAGAGAATAATATGTTGTTCAAGGGCATTTTAAATTCTTCTCTGTTTTCCTGTCCACCTGACAATTTTCAGCACAAGCCTGATTTCATGGGATGACAGCGCAGTGAAACTGTTCATCTTTTCGCATTGGTTGAAGCGCaaataatttcatttttttttttttttgtaatgttgtAGCCCTTTTTCCCACTGCAATGATCCAGCTGTATTCAGAATAAGTCAGTGGCATTGACAATGAAATTTATATTGTTTTTGGCAAGACTCCCTTCCACAAAACTAAAAACATCTCTGTGTTCCCAAGAAGGGGCTTGCTTAACCGAAATGCTTGCAGAATGAAAATACAAGGGTCAACTTTGCCTTGAATTTTCCACACCAACACATAGGAGGATATAAAGATTTTCGTGGCACCTGTTAAACTCTTCTCCATTTTTTTATCAGCAAAGCTGAATTGAATTGTTTACTCTGGGATCCAGAAATTGAACATGACAACTGTCTTAAAATTTTTGAACCACTGTGGCCAGAATACACAAAGGTGCTGAGTTTCATTGGATCACTTTAACATTTGGATTCCATTGTTTTGGCATAAAGTTCAAAATGGCAACCCTggcctttattttcttttttaataacAGACCTACGATGACAAAATTCATTTAAAATGGTGTTGAAGGTATGCGAGGCGAATtgtgctgaaataaaaaaatagaaggtTTAGTAGAaggttgatttatttattttagcgGTACATTCCATGATTGCCATGAAACAAAAAGCGAAAGTACATGTATGAACAGGGTTTTAGTGTCATAGGTACACTAGAAGCACAACCACGTAGGTGAAGTGATCATAAAATGATAACAGTACAAAGTGAATGGAATGCAGCAACTTGAATGCGCTAGAATACAAACTATGATATTTTatgaattcaaaaaaaaaacaaagcacgaGTTCTTATAACATTCGAAACTAAATTGATGAGACTGATTGACCCATGCCACATACACAAAAGTAAACTGACTACAAACCATTTCACAACTTATGAATTTATTAAACTATAAGCAGATAAAGAATTCAGGAATGCAAAATTActgtaaaaaaagagaaagaagagaagaaagctGCAAACATTCTAGGAAGAACATTTTCTACAGCATTTGCATGGAGTGCAAACTGTCAGGTCCACTCAGTTACAAAGAAAGCATCACAAAACCCCCGCAATATATGTGCACGGCTGTCCATAGTGTGGGGAGCAGCTAATTGTCACCCATTTTATGGGAAAAGGCAAATCACAGCCCCAGGACACCAAATCTGTTCTTTTGAGGACAACACTTCGAACAAGGCAGCATAAAACCTGGCTTGCAAGCAAGTATTGGAAAAGCCAGCTAGCTCTGCAGCTGGCTGCTAGCTGCCCGAGTCCAATGTACCGCAAGGGCCAATGGAACCCTGGACTGAGGACTCCACCCACTTGCGCTGGAACCTTATAATTAATTAAAGTTTCCACTGATAATTTGTAAATGTAAGGAAAGCTGTAGTTCTTAGTCTAAAACTTATGTAGTACAGTGCTTTGTTGTCTATGTCAATGCATTTTGAGGATGCTATCAGTTCTTAATTTTCCTACATTCACGCTTCTCCCTTCCAGGTGGTCTCAGACTCCACGGCTGAATATCCCGAGCCGCAGCAGCTTCCGCCAGTGTCATCGAAGAGACACCACGAGGGCAAGCAAGATGGGCCGCCAGTTAAAGCTAGTCGGACATCGAAGCCATACTCCATTGAAGTCGAAACGTCTAGCCCCATCGAGAATGCTTCTACACACTCCCGCCACAGACAGAATGGCGACACCCACCAAAACGACAGGCATCACCAtggccaccaccatcaccaccagaACTCATCTAGACATCACCACAAGGAAGAACGGGCAGCTACACCaccaccagcaccaccaccaccaaaggtAAGATGGGATCTTTCTGTTCATGCACAGGGTTTAATGCTGTTCGACTCTGCAGTGTTTATCAGAAGCTTAGGTAATTTCAAGAGGAGCTGCAACCCCAACAGCTCTTATGACTGTATATTTTGAATATGCGGGGAGAACTGCAGAAACGTTTGCGTAAAGAGGACACCGGACAAGCACCCACTAACACTGGAAGCTTATTCTGAGAAGCATTAaatggaccaaaaaaaaaaaacagttgtttGCTTACACCTCTACATCACATGAAAAATGTTAAATGCACGCACATCTCTACTTTACGAAGATGATATGTGGTCAATGATTGCTAATTGGAGCATTTTAATTGCTAGGCGTTTAGTACTAGAGTGTCCTGCAACTGGCGGACTGCTTTTGGTTGATAACTTCTGTTACAATATGTTTTTGCAGTACTCTTGGGTTTCAGTAAACTCTATGTATGGTGCATGCTCTGGCACAGTTGTATAAACTCGTAATACGGCGCACAGGTCGACCCACCTCCAAAGAAAAGTGCCGAAAAGAAGGTGGATAAGAAACAGATGAAGAAGCTTCTCAAGAAGGCAGGTCACAGTGAAGGGGGCCTAGACGGCTCCATAGCGTCTTTCGAGGCTTGTCTCGGCCTCAACGACACGGTGCCCCTGCCCAAGCCCAAGAAAAAGCCCCAGGCCGTCAGTCCTTCCAAGAAGCAGCACCCATCTAGGGTTGAGCCCACGAAGGAGGCCACCAAGCAGCACTCTTCCAAGGGCGCCGAATCTTCTCGTTCAAAAAATGGTGAGAGCAGTGGTCATAGCAGCGGAGGCAGCAGGAGCAGCAAACATTCAAACAAAAAGGAGCAGCTCAT
The nucleotide sequence above comes from Rhipicephalus microplus isolate Deutch F79 chromosome 2, USDA_Rmic, whole genome shotgun sequence. Encoded proteins:
- the LOC119170356 gene encoding uncharacterized protein LOC119170356, translating into MADCKEKILHYGKRLEKNQSDEKVLETLRKLQKVPMTLHLLQDTGIGRTVNHLKKNSGVVGELARAIISSWKQVVSDSTAEYPEPQQLPPVSSKRHHEGKQDGPPVKASRTSKPYSIEVETSSPIENASTHSRHRQNGDTHQNDRHHHGHHHHHQNSSRHHHKEERAATPPPAPPPPKVDPPPKKSAEKKVDKKQMKKLLKKAGHSEGGLDGSIASFEACLGLNDTVPLPKPKKKPQAVSPSKKQHPSRVEPTKEATKQHSSKGAESSRSKNGESSGHSSGGSRSSKHSNKKEQLMPEALRKPDLPPLDRDEVSSMLPEIQPVYKPLPHRSFIDDPPSKPLKKNLTNEEAIVFTSSRKDRTLVYSGRKCALSEIPTLYDMCLKVLIDNVEGMAYTGGVPYDILRPILEKCTPKQLYTLEDYNPYLLDDTDELWQVHCTREFKSSCPDAGETWRELYLKKFDEREEKFKSLTATITASMAKATPVRQTKLAYVDTVAKPPRNVARQQAKHGTGLQSAVPVRPSDRLSSRPASSPSASASISRPSAATPAIPKKPKVAPLMQKTLKFMKQRFKR